A region of Phalacrocorax carbo chromosome 9, bPhaCar2.1, whole genome shotgun sequence DNA encodes the following proteins:
- the LOC104044095 gene encoding fibrinogen-like protein 1-like protein: protein MLWTSSAGFILFLLSRCTVPVSTKGAVVLANAHLLPQRGYERLGNANEKDYPRDCFEIFQLSKGNSRDGLYIIQPKEDPIVVSCNMQDGGWTVIQHITANSTVDFDRTWQDYKYGFGSVHDNHWLGNEYMHQLTSSSVQYVLGVKLVNLNAEVKWGHYEPFLIEDEESQYRIRVGLYKGNATDALTLDTEAYLHDNQKFTTKDRDNDNYFQNCAKLEHNGVAGGGWWYDACAGANLNRRNVIYWQKDCNRQRLCKFAWMMIRPVDHSLSYQTKPCPCQKTEL from the exons ATGCTGTGGACGAGCTCAGCAGGATTTATTCTGTTCTTGCTCTCTCGTTGCACTGTGCCAGTGAGCACCAAAGGAGCAGTGGTTTTGGCTAAtgcccacctcctcccccaaaGAGGTTATGAGAGACTGGGTAACGCCAATGAAAAAG ACTACCCAAGGGATTGCTTTGAGATTTTTCAGCTCTCCAAAGGGAATTCCAGAGATGGTCTTTACATCATCCAACCAAAGGAGGACCCAATTGTTGTCTCCTGTAACATGCAGGATGGTGGCTGGACAGTAATCCAGCACATTACAGCCAACAGCACTGTTGACTTTGATAGGACCTGGCAGGATTACAAATACGGATTTGGCTCCGTTCATGACAATCACTGGTTAGGAAATGAATATATGCATCAGTTAACTAGCAGCTCTGTGCAATATGTACTTGGAGTTAAACTTGTAAACCTAAACGCGGAAGTCAAATGGGGGCACTACGAACCATTCCTTATTGAAGATGAAGAGTCTCAATACCGAATCAGGGTTGGTCTATACAAAGGCAACGCCACTGATGCTCTGACCCTGGACACGGAAGCTTATCTCCATGATAACCAGAAGTTCACTACCAAGGACAGAGACAACgacaattattttcagaattgtGCCAAACTGGAACACAATGGCGTTGCTGGAGGAGGCTGGTGGTACGATGCGTGCGCCGGAGCAAATCTAAACCGTAGGAACGTGATATACTGGCAAAAGGACTGCAACAGGCAACGCCTGTGCAAGTTTGCATGGATGATGATCAGACCCGTTGACCACAGCCTCTCATATCAAACCAAACCCTGCCCGTGTCAGAAAACTGAACTGTAG
- the CHRM5 gene encoding muscarinic acetylcholine receptor M5: MEVNLFSNSTVVNSSSINHKQLQGHSLWEVITIATVTAIVSLITIVGNILVMISFKVNSQLKTVNNYYLLSLACADLIIGIFSMNLYTSYILIGHWSLGSLACDLWLALDYVASNASVMNLLVISFDRYFSITRPLTYRAKRTPKRAGVMIGLAWLISFVLWAPVILCWQYFVGERTVPPEECQIQFLYEPIITFGTAIAAFYIPVSVMTILYCRIYKETEKRTKDLAELQGSESVAEFEMIKPQKALLKSCFSCKQQNLVKRERCQASWSSSSRSTSATVKASQAASTCNDWAKADQLTTCSSYASSEEEDKLAADSVFQVTYKSPSKGKGEEFDESMDVVVKDQPEENDFENQKYFLSPAKGHVQKSKKCVAYKFRLVVKADGTQEANNGCHKVKITPCSAALSKDPSIKSMDPNISNQITKRKRMVLIKERKAAQTLSAILLAFIITWTPYNIMVLISTFCSDCIPLTLWHLGYWLCYVNSTVNPICYALCNKTFRKTFKMLLFCQWKKKKVEEKLYWQGNTRLP, translated from the coding sequence ATGGAAGTAAATTTATTCAGCAATTCTACTGTTGTAAACAGTTCATCCATCAACCATAAGCAGCTACAAGGGCATAGTCTCTGGGAAGTCATTACTATTGCCACTGTAACTGCAATTGTAAGCTTAATAACCATAGTGGGAAATATTCTTGTAATGATATCCTTCAAGGTTAACAGTCAGCTCAAAACTGTCAACAATTACTACTTGCTCAGCCTTGCCTGTGCAGACCTTATCATTGGAATATTTTCTATGAACCTTTATACATCCTACATACTCATAGGCCATTGGTCTCTTGGAAGCCTTGCCTGTGACCTGTGGCTAGCCCTGGACTATGTAGCTAGCAATGCCTCAGTAATGAACCTCCTAGTCATCAGTTTTGACAGATATTTTTCCATCACAAGGCCTTTAACTTACAGGGCCAAGCGCACGCCCAAAAGAGCTGGCGTCATGATTGGTCTTGCTTGGCTGATTTCCTTCGTGTTGTGGGCACCCGTAATCTTGTGCTGGCAGTATTTTGTGGGTGAACGAACAGTACCACCTGAAGAGTGCCAGATACAGTTTTTATATGAGCCCATTATCACCTTTGGTACTGCAATTGCTGCTTTTTACATTCCAGTGTCCGTGATGACCATTCTGTATTGCCGCATCTATAAAGAGACGGAGAAACGAACCAAGGACCTTGCTGAACTGCAGGGTTCGGAGTCTGTGGCAGAGTTTGAGATGATAAAGCCTCAGAAAGCTCTCCTGAAGTCTTGCTTCAGTTGCAAGCAACAAAATTTAGTCAAAAGAGAGAGGTGTCAGGCTTCCTGGTCTTCATCCAGTCGAAGTACGTCAGCGACAGTGAAAGCCTCTCAGGCAGCGAGTACGTGTAACGACTGGGCTAAGGCTGACCAACTAACCACCTGCAGCAGCTACGCATCTTCAGAAGAGGAGGATAAACTTGCTGCTGATTCCGTTTTCCAAGTAACTTACAAAAGTCCATCTAAAGGTAAGGGAGAAGAGTTTGATGAGAGTATGGATGTTGTTGTCAAAGACCAACCTGAAGAAAATGATTTTGAGAACCAGAAATACTTTTTGTCACCTGCCAAAGGCCACgtacaaaaaagtaaaaaatgtgtGGCCTATAAATTCCGGTTGGTGGTTAAGGCTGATGGCACCCAGGAAGCCAACAATGGTTGccataaagtaaaaataactccttgttctgctgctctgtcaAAAGATCCTTCCATCAAAAGCATGGATCCAAATATAAGTAACCAAATCACGAAAAGGAAACGGATGGTTCTTATAAAGGAACGCAAAGCAGCACAGACTTTAAGTGCTATTCTTTTGGCTTTTATCATCACTTGGACTCCCTACAATATCATGGTTTTGATCTCCACATTCTGCTCTGACTGCATTCCCCTGACACTGTGGCACCTTGGATATTGGCTCTGCTACGTGAACAGCACTGTTAACCCCATTTGTTATGCCCTCTGTAACAAAACTTTCAGGAAAACTTTTaagatgctgcttttctgccagtggaaaaaaaaaaaagtggaagagaAACTATACTGGCAGGGCAATACCAGACTGCCGTAA